One region of Streptomyces capillispiralis genomic DNA includes:
- a CDS encoding ATP-binding SpoIIE family protein phosphatase codes for MRAIPTQRETASCALGARGCARVEATLSGSPLAPGAARALLRKALGEWARRPLPGAEHLTGRVGDDALLVVSELVTNAVVHAGTEVRLTCALDEETGALVVEVADRHPSRAPRGGEPEAPAHDAPEFGRGLRLVAALCEAWGITYRTGTKTVWARLPAGGCAADDQREAYAGERALARDLRVAEILAPDPLPPRDPPGSRGPSAHRDGPGAREAWRGGSYGDDWLARRPGRDGAWLGRGALSFLAEASDLLAGQLDEDLVASLTGQLIVPRLADWCAVWLEDEATGHGGWSGATRIGGPRLARVWHASENRIEELSRALERNPPDPPGPGDPSGPGPVPYPWPDEALDVPADVLIDVPAGAAGDAPHAHALATIPTPSGPTPSDPSDPSDPSDPSGTALAYRLVAGGRPLGTLVIGRGGIDRFPDEITGLVEDLGRRVALAIGAARQYSRQATISAVLQRGLLPGAVAEIPGVRSALVYEPCDKGGPSGDFYDLFPAGQGRWCFAVGDVQGKGPEAAVVIGLARPWLRLLAREGYRVADVLDRLNQLLLDDATEAADAAARALVAAGARPTAPGDGPQTRFLSLLYGELVPFEGGVRCTLASAGHPLPLLLAPDGTVRAVAQPQTLLGVVEDATYTSETFEMYSGDTLLCVTDGVTERRSGSRQFDDGDGLATALAGCAGMDAGPIAERITRLVHDFGARPPADDLALLVLQAE; via the coding sequence ATGAGGGCCATTCCGACCCAACGGGAGACCGCCTCGTGCGCCTTGGGCGCGCGGGGGTGCGCGCGGGTGGAAGCGACCCTGTCCGGAAGTCCCCTCGCGCCGGGTGCCGCGCGGGCCCTGCTGCGCAAGGCGCTCGGTGAGTGGGCGCGACGCCCGCTGCCCGGCGCCGAGCACCTCACCGGCCGGGTCGGCGACGACGCCCTGCTGGTCGTCAGCGAGCTCGTCACCAACGCCGTCGTGCACGCCGGCACCGAGGTGCGCCTGACGTGCGCACTCGACGAGGAGACCGGCGCGCTCGTCGTCGAGGTCGCCGACCGGCACCCCTCCCGGGCGCCGCGCGGTGGCGAGCCGGAAGCGCCGGCGCACGACGCCCCCGAGTTCGGGCGCGGTCTGCGCCTGGTCGCCGCGCTCTGCGAGGCCTGGGGGATCACGTACCGCACGGGCACGAAGACGGTGTGGGCGCGCCTGCCCGCCGGGGGGTGCGCGGCGGACGACCAGAGGGAGGCGTACGCGGGGGAGCGCGCGTTGGCGCGCGATCTGAGGGTCGCGGAGATCCTCGCTCCCGACCCCCTGCCCCCGCGGGACCCGCCGGGTTCCCGGGGGCCGTCCGCGCACCGGGACGGGCCCGGCGCCCGGGAGGCCTGGCGGGGCGGCTCCTACGGCGACGACTGGCTCGCCCGCCGCCCCGGGCGGGACGGCGCCTGGCTGGGGCGCGGCGCGCTGTCCTTCCTCGCCGAGGCCTCCGACCTGCTCGCCGGCCAGCTGGACGAGGACCTGGTCGCCTCCCTCACCGGCCAGCTGATCGTGCCGCGCCTGGCCGACTGGTGTGCGGTGTGGCTGGAGGACGAGGCCACCGGGCACGGGGGCTGGAGCGGCGCGACCCGGATCGGCGGCCCCCGCCTCGCCCGGGTCTGGCACGCCAGCGAGAACCGCATCGAGGAACTGAGCCGGGCCCTGGAGCGGAACCCGCCCGATCCACCCGGCCCCGGAGACCCGTCAGGACCGGGTCCGGTGCCCTACCCCTGGCCGGACGAGGCGCTCGACGTGCCGGCCGACGTCCTGATCGACGTACCGGCCGGCGCCGCCGGTGACGCCCCCCATGCCCACGCCCTCGCCACCATCCCCACCCCCTCCGGCCCCACCCCCTCCGACCCCTCCGACCCCTCCGACCCCTCCGACCCCTCCGGCACCGCCCTCGCCTACCGGCTCGTCGCCGGCGGGCGGCCGCTGGGCACGCTGGTGATCGGGCGGGGCGGGATCGACCGCTTCCCGGACGAGATCACCGGGCTCGTGGAGGACCTCGGCCGACGGGTCGCGCTCGCCATCGGGGCGGCCCGGCAGTACTCCCGCCAGGCCACCATCAGTGCCGTGCTCCAGCGCGGACTGCTCCCCGGCGCCGTCGCCGAGATCCCCGGCGTGCGCAGCGCCCTCGTCTACGAGCCCTGCGACAAGGGCGGGCCGAGCGGCGACTTCTACGACCTCTTCCCGGCCGGACAGGGCCGCTGGTGCTTCGCCGTCGGCGACGTCCAGGGCAAGGGCCCGGAGGCCGCCGTCGTCATCGGGCTGGCCCGGCCCTGGCTGCGGTTGCTCGCCCGCGAGGGCTACCGTGTCGCCGACGTCCTCGACCGCCTCAACCAGCTCCTCCTCGACGACGCCACCGAGGCCGCCGACGCCGCCGCCCGCGCCCTGGTGGCCGCCGGCGCGCGCCCCACCGCCCCCGGCGACGGCCCCCAGACCCGCTTCCTCTCCCTCCTCTACGGCGAACTCGTCCCCTTCGAGGGCGGCGTCCGCTGCACCCTCGCCTCCGCCGGGCACCCCCTGCCGCTGCTGCTCGCCCCCGACGGCACCGTCCGCGCGGTCGCCCAGCCGCAGACCCTGCTCGGCGTCGTCGAGGACGCCACGTACACCAGCGAGACCTTCGAGATGTACTCCGGCGACACCCTGCTCTGCGTCACCGACGGGGTCACCGAGCGGCGCTCCGGCTCCCGCCAGTTCGACGACGGGGACGGGCTCGCCACGGCCCTGGCGGGGTGCGCGGGGATGGACGCCGGCCCGATAGCGGAGCGCATCACGCGGCTCGTGCACGACTTCGGGGCCCGCCCGCCCGCCGACGATCTCGCCCTCCTGGTGCTGCAGGCGGAGTGA
- the hemW gene encoding radical SAM family heme chaperone HemW, translating into MPSALPDGEPVPADGALPASALAGAADRPLGFYLHVPYCATRCGYCDFNTYTATELRGSGGVLASRDNYAETLIDEVRLARKVLGDDPRPVRTVFVGGGTPTLLAADDLVRMLGAVREEFGLSDDAEVTTEANPESVDPAYLATLRAGGFNRISFGMQSARRHVLKVLDRTHTPGRPEACVAEARAAGFEHVNLDLIYGTPGESDDDWRASLDAAIGAGPDHVSAYALIVEEGTQLARRIRRGEVPMTDDDVHADRYLIAEEMLSAAGFAWYEVSNWATSEAGRCLHNELYWRGADWWGAGPGAHSHVGGVRWWNVKHPGAYAAALADGRSPGAGRELLSDEDRRVERILLELRLEEGVPLALLRPEGLAASRRALSDGLLQEGPYEEGRAVLTLRGRLLADAVVRDLVD; encoded by the coding sequence ATGCCTTCCGCACTCCCCGACGGCGAGCCCGTCCCCGCCGACGGCGCGCTGCCCGCGTCCGCGCTCGCCGGGGCCGCCGACCGCCCCCTCGGGTTCTACCTGCACGTCCCCTACTGCGCGACCCGCTGCGGCTACTGCGACTTCAACACCTACACCGCCACCGAGCTGCGCGGCAGCGGCGGAGTGCTGGCCTCGCGCGACAACTACGCCGAGACCCTGATCGACGAGGTCCGCCTGGCCCGCAAGGTCCTCGGGGACGACCCGCGGCCGGTCCGCACGGTGTTCGTCGGCGGCGGTACGCCGACGCTGCTCGCGGCCGACGACCTGGTACGGATGCTGGGGGCGGTCCGGGAGGAGTTCGGGCTGTCGGACGACGCCGAGGTGACCACCGAGGCCAACCCGGAATCGGTCGACCCGGCCTATCTGGCCACCCTGCGGGCCGGCGGCTTCAACCGGATCTCCTTCGGTATGCAGAGCGCCCGGCGGCACGTGCTGAAGGTCCTGGACCGCACGCACACCCCCGGCCGCCCCGAGGCCTGCGTCGCCGAGGCCCGCGCGGCCGGCTTCGAGCACGTCAACCTCGACCTGATCTACGGCACCCCGGGCGAGTCCGACGACGACTGGCGGGCGTCCCTGGACGCGGCGATCGGCGCCGGGCCGGACCACGTCAGCGCGTACGCCCTGATCGTGGAGGAGGGCACCCAGCTCGCCCGCCGCATCCGGCGCGGCGAGGTCCCGATGACGGACGACGACGTCCACGCGGACCGCTACCTGATCGCCGAGGAGATGCTGTCCGCGGCGGGCTTCGCCTGGTACGAGGTCTCCAACTGGGCCACCTCCGAGGCGGGCCGCTGCCTGCACAACGAGCTGTACTGGCGCGGCGCCGACTGGTGGGGCGCGGGCCCCGGCGCCCACTCCCACGTGGGCGGGGTGCGCTGGTGGAACGTCAAGCACCCGGGCGCCTACGCGGCGGCCCTGGCGGACGGGCGGTCGCCCGGGGCGGGCCGCGAGCTGCTGTCGGACGAGGACCGGAGGGTGGAGCGGATCCTGCTGGAGCTGCGGCTCGAGGAAGGCGTTCCGCTCGCGCTCCTGCGGCCGGAAGGGCTGGCGGCTTCCCGGCGGGCCCTGAGCGACGGGCTGCTCCAGGAGGGCCCGTACGAGGAGGGCCGGGCGGTCCTCACCCTGCGCGGGCGGCTGCTGGCGGACGCGGTGGTGCGGGACCTGGTGGACTGA
- a CDS encoding DUF3097 domain-containing protein — MRQYSADLTPPWKKPQPVPEVPAEPGLVVEEPGTGFCGAVIGCEAGTVTLEDRFGKHRVFPLEPRGFLLEGRVVTLVRPSAGPARPTRTASGSVAVPGARARVARAGRIYVEGRHDAELVEKVWGDDLRVEGVVVEYLEGVDDLPSIVSAFGPGPDARLGVLVDHLVPGSKEWRIAESVTSEHALVVGHPYIDVWEAVKPSSVGIAGWPRVPRGQDWKTGVCAALGWRVANTGEAWQRILGSVHSYKDLEPALLGRVEELIDFVTAPA, encoded by the coding sequence ATGCGCCAGTACTCCGCCGATCTGACCCCTCCGTGGAAGAAACCGCAGCCGGTGCCGGAGGTTCCGGCCGAGCCCGGTCTGGTGGTGGAGGAGCCCGGCACCGGTTTCTGCGGCGCGGTGATCGGCTGCGAGGCGGGCACGGTGACCCTGGAGGACCGCTTCGGCAAGCACCGCGTGTTCCCGCTGGAGCCGAGGGGATTCCTGCTGGAGGGCCGCGTGGTCACGCTGGTGCGGCCGTCCGCCGGCCCGGCACGCCCCACCCGTACGGCGTCCGGCTCGGTGGCCGTCCCCGGCGCCCGCGCGCGGGTCGCCCGGGCGGGACGCATCTACGTGGAGGGCCGGCACGACGCCGAACTGGTCGAGAAGGTGTGGGGCGACGACCTGCGCGTCGAGGGCGTGGTGGTGGAGTACCTGGAGGGCGTGGACGACCTGCCGTCGATCGTTTCCGCATTCGGTCCCGGCCCGGACGCGCGTCTGGGCGTCCTGGTGGACCATCTGGTCCCGGGCTCGAAGGAGTGGCGGATCGCCGAGTCGGTGACGAGCGAGCACGCGCTGGTGGTGGGCCACCCGTACATCGACGTCTGGGAGGCGGTGAAGCCGTCGTCCGTGGGGATCGCCGGCTGGCCCCGGGTGCCGCGCGGCCAGGACTGGAAGACCGGGGTGTGCGCGGCGCTGGGGTGGCGGGTGGCGAACACCGGGGAGGCGTGGCAGCGGATCCTCGGCTCGGTGCACTCCTACAAGGACCTGGAGCCCGCCCTGCTGGGCAGGGTGGAGGAACTGATCGACTTCGTGACGGCGCCGGCCTGA
- a CDS encoding MBL fold metallo-hydrolase, which yields MSVTWEEPGWERVAAGAGRCRLPGWDCTAGLVVGTDAVLLVDAGSSLGEGARLRTEAQALTGRRVTHLALTHPHFDHVLGAAAFAGAEVFGAVGMDMALAGRGREELRADAVRHGLDPRAAEEAVDALVRPRHAVCGEWTLDLGGGRQALLANVGPGHTAHDLAVLVPGDPEVVFCGDLVEESGEPQAGPDAVPSHWPAALDRLLELGGEDARYVPGHGAVVDAAFVRAQRDALAARFGVSG from the coding sequence ATGAGCGTGACGTGGGAAGAGCCGGGGTGGGAACGGGTGGCGGCCGGGGCCGGGCGGTGCCGGCTGCCGGGGTGGGACTGCACGGCGGGGCTCGTCGTCGGCACGGACGCCGTGCTCCTCGTGGACGCGGGTTCCAGTCTGGGCGAGGGCGCGCGGTTGCGGACCGAGGCGCAGGCGCTGACCGGCCGCCGTGTGACGCATCTCGCGCTCACCCACCCCCATTTCGACCACGTCCTCGGGGCGGCGGCGTTCGCGGGCGCGGAGGTGTTCGGCGCGGTGGGGATGGACATGGCGCTGGCGGGCCGGGGGCGTGAGGAGCTGCGGGCGGACGCGGTACGTCACGGGCTGGACCCGCGGGCGGCGGAGGAGGCGGTGGACGCGCTGGTCCGGCCGCGGCACGCGGTGTGCGGCGAGTGGACGCTCGACCTGGGCGGAGGCCGGCAGGCGCTGCTGGCGAACGTGGGCCCGGGGCACACGGCGCACGACCTCGCCGTGCTCGTCCCCGGCGACCCGGAGGTGGTCTTCTGCGGCGACCTGGTCGAGGAGTCGGGCGAGCCGCAGGCCGGCCCCGACGCCGTGCCGTCGCACTGGCCGGCCGCGCTGGACCGGCTGCTGGAGCTGGGCGGCGAGGACGCGCGGTACGTGCCCGGTCACGGAGCGGTGGTGGACGCGGCGTTCGTACGGGCCCAACGGGACGCCCTGGCGGCCAGGTTCGGCGTGTCGGGGTGA
- the hrcA gene encoding heat-inducible transcriptional repressor HrcA has protein sequence MLSERRLQVLRAIVQDYVGTEEPVGSKALTERHNLGVSPATVRNDMAALEDEGFIAQPHTSAGRIPTDKGYRLFVDKLAGVKPMSPPERRAIQNFLEGAVDLDDVVARTVRLLAQLTRQVAVVQYPSLTRSTVRHVELLSLAPARLMLVLITDTGRVEQRMVDCPAPFGESSLADLRARLNSRVAGRRFTDVPGLVEDLPEAFEAEDRGTVSTVLSTLLETLVEENEERLMIGGTANLTRFGHDFPLVIRPVLEALEEQVVLLKLLGEAKDPGVTVRIGHENAHEGLNSTSVVSVGYGSGGEAVAKLGVVGPTRMDYPGTMGAVRAVARYVGQILAES, from the coding sequence ATGCTCAGTGAACGCAGGCTCCAGGTGCTGCGCGCCATCGTCCAGGACTACGTGGGCACCGAGGAGCCGGTCGGCTCCAAGGCCCTCACCGAGCGGCACAACCTCGGCGTCTCCCCGGCCACCGTGCGCAACGACATGGCGGCCCTGGAGGACGAGGGCTTCATTGCCCAGCCGCACACCAGCGCCGGGCGCATCCCCACCGACAAGGGCTACCGGCTGTTCGTCGACAAGCTCGCCGGCGTCAAGCCGATGAGCCCGCCCGAGCGGCGGGCCATCCAGAACTTCCTCGAGGGCGCCGTCGACCTCGACGACGTGGTGGCCAGGACGGTGCGGCTGCTCGCGCAGCTGACCCGGCAGGTCGCCGTCGTGCAGTACCCGTCGCTGACCCGCTCGACGGTGCGGCACGTGGAGCTGCTGTCGCTGGCGCCCGCGCGGCTGATGCTGGTGCTGATCACGGACACCGGCCGGGTCGAGCAGCGCATGGTCGACTGCCCGGCGCCCTTCGGTGAGTCGTCCCTGGCGGATCTGCGGGCGCGGCTGAACAGCCGGGTCGCGGGCCGCCGGTTCACCGATGTGCCCGGTCTGGTGGAGGATCTTCCCGAGGCCTTCGAGGCCGAGGACCGCGGTACGGTCTCGACGGTGCTCTCCACCCTCCTGGAGACGCTCGTCGAGGAGAACGAGGAGCGGCTGATGATCGGCGGCACCGCCAATCTGACCCGCTTCGGACATGACTTCCCCTTGGTGATCCGGCCCGTCCTGGAGGCGCTGGAGGAGCAGGTCGTGCTCCTCAAGCTGCTCGGCGAGGCGAAGGATCCGGGCGTGACCGTCCGTATCGGTCATGAGAACGCCCACGAGGGACTCAACTCCACGTCCGTCGTGTCGGTGGGCTACGGTTCGGGCGGCGAGGCGGTTGCCAAGCTCGGCGTGGTCGGACCGACCCGCATGGACTACCCGGGAACGATGGGAGCGGTACGCGCAGTGGCACGGTACGTCGGACAGATCCTGGCGGAGTCGTAG
- the dnaJ gene encoding molecular chaperone DnaJ, translating into MATDYYAVLGVRRDASQEEIKKAFRRLARELHPDVNPDPKTQERFKEINAAYEVLSDPQKKQVYDLGGDPLSQAGGAGGAGGFGAGGFGNFSDIMDAFFGTASQRGPRSRTRRGQDAMIRIEVELDEAAFGTTKDIQVDTAIVCTTCSGEGAAPGTSAQTCDMCRGRGEVSQVTRSFLGQVMTSRPCPQCQGFGTVVPTPCPECAGDGRIRSRRTLTVKIPAGVDNGTRIQLAGEGEVGPGGGPAGDLYVEIHELPHAQFQRRGDDLHCTVTLPMTAAALGTKVPLETLDGMEEVDIRPGTQSGQSIPLHGRGVTHLRGGGRGDLIVHVEVQTPGKLDPEQERLLRELAKLRGEERPTGQFQPGQQGLFSRLKDAFNGR; encoded by the coding sequence GTGGCCACGGACTACTACGCCGTACTCGGCGTGCGCCGCGACGCGTCGCAGGAAGAGATCAAGAAGGCCTTCCGGCGGCTCGCCCGCGAGCTGCATCCGGACGTCAATCCGGATCCGAAGACCCAGGAGCGGTTCAAGGAGATCAACGCCGCCTACGAGGTGCTCTCGGACCCGCAGAAGAAGCAGGTCTACGACCTCGGCGGCGACCCGCTCTCGCAGGCCGGCGGCGCCGGTGGCGCGGGCGGCTTCGGGGCCGGCGGCTTCGGCAACTTCTCCGACATCATGGACGCGTTCTTCGGCACGGCGTCGCAGCGCGGGCCGCGCTCGCGCACCCGCCGCGGCCAGGACGCGATGATCCGCATCGAGGTGGAGCTGGACGAGGCCGCGTTCGGCACGACCAAGGACATCCAGGTCGACACGGCGATCGTCTGCACCACCTGCAGCGGCGAGGGCGCCGCGCCCGGCACCAGCGCGCAGACCTGCGACATGTGCCGCGGCCGCGGTGAGGTCTCGCAGGTCACCCGGTCCTTCCTGGGCCAGGTCATGACCTCCCGGCCCTGCCCGCAGTGCCAGGGCTTCGGCACCGTCGTCCCCACCCCGTGCCCGGAGTGCGCGGGCGACGGCCGGATCCGCTCCCGGCGCACCCTCACCGTCAAGATCCCGGCCGGTGTGGACAACGGCACCCGCATCCAGCTCGCCGGTGAGGGCGAGGTCGGCCCCGGCGGCGGTCCCGCCGGCGACCTGTACGTCGAGATCCACGAGCTGCCGCACGCGCAGTTCCAGCGGCGCGGCGACGACCTGCACTGCACGGTCACCCTCCCGATGACGGCGGCGGCCCTCGGCACCAAGGTGCCGCTGGAGACGCTGGACGGCATGGAGGAGGTCGACATCCGGCCCGGCACCCAGTCCGGCCAGTCGATCCCGCTGCACGGCCGGGGCGTCACCCACCTGCGCGGTGGCGGCCGGGGCGACCTGATCGTCCACGTCGAGGTGCAGACCCCGGGCAAGCTCGACCCCGAGCAGGAGCGCCTGCTGCGCGAGCTGGCCAAACTCCGCGGCGAGGAACGCCCCACGGGCCAGTTCCAGCCGGGGCAGCAAGGGTTGTTCTCCCGGTTGAAGGACGCCTTCAACGGGCGGTGA
- a CDS encoding nitronate monooxygenase has product MSSVPADLLRHPIVQAPMAGGVSVPRLAAAVSEAGGLGFLAAGYKTADGMYQEIKQLRGLTARPFGVNLFLPQPETADPAAVGVYAHQLAGEASWYETELGDPDCGRDDGYDAKLAVLLDNPVPAVSFHFGVPAREVLESLRRVGTFTLVTATTAEEARAVERAGADAVIAQGVEAGGHQGTHRDVPEADGSGLGLLCLVAQVRESVGIPVVAAGGIMRGGQIAAVLAAGAAAAQLGTAFLATPESGAHSLHKQALTNPLFVRTELTRAFSGRPARGLVNRFLREHGPYAPAAYPDVHHLTAPLRKAAAKAGDAQGLALWAGQGHRMARELPAGQLVEVLAAELAAARTALSAGGAR; this is encoded by the coding sequence ATGTCCTCCGTACCGGCCGATCTCCTACGGCACCCGATCGTGCAGGCCCCCATGGCGGGCGGCGTGTCCGTGCCGCGGCTCGCCGCCGCCGTGTCCGAGGCGGGCGGGCTCGGTTTCCTGGCCGCCGGGTACAAGACCGCGGACGGGATGTACCAGGAGATCAAGCAGCTGCGGGGACTGACCGCCCGGCCCTTCGGGGTCAACCTCTTCCTGCCGCAGCCGGAGACCGCCGACCCGGCCGCCGTCGGCGTCTACGCCCACCAGCTGGCCGGTGAGGCCTCCTGGTACGAGACCGAGCTGGGCGACCCCGACTGCGGACGCGACGACGGCTACGACGCCAAGCTCGCCGTGCTGCTGGACAACCCGGTGCCGGCCGTCTCGTTCCACTTCGGCGTGCCGGCCCGCGAGGTACTGGAGTCGCTGCGCCGCGTCGGCACGTTCACGCTGGTCACCGCCACGACAGCGGAGGAGGCCCGGGCCGTGGAACGGGCCGGGGCGGACGCGGTGATCGCGCAGGGCGTCGAGGCCGGCGGCCACCAGGGCACCCACCGGGACGTCCCGGAGGCGGACGGCTCCGGGCTCGGACTGCTCTGCCTGGTCGCCCAGGTCCGCGAGTCCGTCGGCATACCGGTGGTCGCCGCGGGCGGCATCATGCGGGGCGGCCAGATCGCCGCCGTGCTCGCCGCCGGCGCCGCCGCCGCCCAGCTCGGCACGGCCTTCCTGGCCACCCCGGAGTCCGGCGCGCACTCCCTGCACAAGCAGGCCCTGACCAACCCCCTCTTCGTGCGCACCGAGCTGACCCGGGCCTTCTCCGGCCGCCCCGCCCGCGGTCTGGTCAACCGCTTCCTGCGCGAGCACGGCCCCTACGCGCCCGCCGCCTACCCGGACGTCCACCACCTCACCGCGCCGCTGCGCAAGGCCGCCGCGAAGGCCGGGGACGCGCAGGGCCTGGCGCTGTGGGCGGGACAGGGCCACCGCATGGCCCGCGAGCTGCCCGCCGGGCAGCTGGTGGAGGTGCTGGCCGCCGAACTGGCCGCCGCCCGGACGGCGTTGTCGGCGGGGGGTGCCCGATGA
- a CDS encoding 16S rRNA (uracil(1498)-N(3))-methyltransferase: protein MTAPVFVVDHFGTDGSGRYVLDGPEGRHAVSVKRLRAGEDVVLTDGAGRWAEGVVDGTEGKDRLVVRLGEVTEEAEEFPRLTVVQALPKGDRGELAVETMTEVGVDAVVPWQASRCITQWKGERGAKSLAKWRATAREAGKQSRRVRFPEVGDAATTKRVASLLAEADFAAVLHESGTRALATAELPATGDIVLVVGPEGGVSPEELALFEEAGARAYRLGRSVLRTSTAGTAAAALLLGRTGRWS from the coding sequence ATGACCGCGCCGGTGTTCGTCGTCGACCACTTCGGCACCGACGGTTCCGGCCGTTACGTGCTCGACGGGCCCGAGGGGCGGCACGCCGTCTCCGTGAAGCGGCTGCGGGCCGGCGAGGACGTCGTCCTCACCGACGGCGCTGGCCGCTGGGCCGAGGGCGTGGTGGACGGCACCGAGGGCAAGGACCGCCTGGTCGTGCGGCTCGGTGAAGTCACCGAGGAGGCCGAGGAGTTCCCCCGCCTCACCGTCGTACAGGCGCTGCCCAAGGGGGACCGGGGCGAGCTGGCCGTGGAGACGATGACCGAGGTCGGCGTCGACGCGGTCGTGCCGTGGCAGGCGTCCCGCTGCATCACCCAGTGGAAGGGCGAGCGCGGGGCGAAGTCCCTCGCCAAGTGGCGTGCGACGGCCCGGGAGGCCGGCAAGCAGTCCCGCCGGGTGCGCTTCCCCGAGGTCGGGGACGCGGCGACCACCAAGCGGGTTGCCTCACTTCTCGCCGAAGCGGACTTCGCCGCCGTCCTGCACGAGAGCGGTACGCGGGCCCTGGCGACCGCCGAACTCCCGGCCACCGGGGACATCGTGCTGGTCGTGGGGCCCGAAGGCGGGGTCTCGCCGGAGGAGTTGGCGCTCTTCGAGGAGGCGGGCGCGCGGGCGTACCGGCTGGGCCGCAGTGTGCTGCGCACGTCCACCGCGGGGACGGCCGCCGCGGCGCTGCTGCTGGGGCGCACGGGACGCTGGTCCTGA